The Thunnus albacares chromosome 11, fThuAlb1.1, whole genome shotgun sequence genome contains a region encoding:
- the LOC122991653 gene encoding interferon alpha/beta receptor 1-like isoform X1: MRHYLLLYEYERMKCFFLILYVVFLLDSVQGSLPAPVNVSVKSVNFNHILRWDPGPGTPPGTQFIVVKRLNGYKEEHPQNTTETSLKLDLDSDRSYYLTVQASYNQTLSPKSPKVPFSPFKDTKIDPPKVSLTGCGDCIQVNISLHKNIGEFSHQLKFTVSLKKPNEAEKNYTLKEKNFTLENLQRGQEYCVKVHLESIVNKNTKSSAWTCTFTSIEEQRRVDVILGIGGVLLFLAICALMSLMLCLHYTGFLCKLETLPRALIVRHTALIPGRILSLETTFLELISVIPDTDKENKSKNPTAPNPATNATNSGEAEEEEEEDDDEEEEDEEKYKYMDRGGLSSNESSGQDSRDVSGNSTAPASVSLSAEVEEADAEFDREGLDQYEARDEGAEVSFMSEGGQTQVQGDVTGEEEEEEDMKEKEEACHTSGNINLLSVTVAALAVSEEEEEEEEQDMFSDFLKLSDREPLLPTDSKWTLSHTDSETESHDQTTVTLTQPGLEKVKESGYENRTAHASSSETEEEEEEEHSGYMGRT, from the exons ATGAGACACTATCTGCTGCTATATGAGTACGAAAGGATGAAGTGTTTCTTTCTCATTCTTTATGTAGTGTTTCTTCTTGATTCAG TGCAAGGTTCCCTTCCTGCTCCAgttaatgtttctgtgaaatctgTCAACTTTAATCACATCCTGCGTTGGGACCCTGGGCCCGGCACCCCCCCAGGAACACAGTTCATAGTCGTCAAGAG GTTGAATGGTTACAAAGAGGAGCATCCACAGAACACAACGGAGACATCATTGAAGCTGGATCTAGATAGTGACCGTTCGTATTACCTGACCGTCCAGGCTTCCTACAACCAAACCCTGTCTCCAAAGTCCCCTAAAGTCCCCTTCAGTCCTTTCAAAGACA CCAAAATAGATCCTCCAAAAGTGTCACTGACTGGATGTGGTGACTGCATCCAGGTCAACATTTCTCTGCACAAGAACATTGGGGAATTCTCTCATCAGCTAAAGTTCACCGTCTCTTTGAAGAAACCTAATGAAGCAGAG AAAAACTACACCCTGAAAGAAAAGAATTTCACTCTTGAAAACTTACAGAGGGGCCAGGAGTACTGTGTAAAGGTGCATTTAGAGAGTATTGTGAACAAAAACACCAAGTCATCAGCTTGGACCTGCACCTTCACAAGCATcgaggaacagaggagag TCGATGTTATTTTAGGTATAGGTGGTGTTCTTCTGTTTTTGGCGATCTGTGCCCTGATGAGCCTCATGCTTTGCCTCCACTACACCGGATTCCTGTGTAAACTGGAGACTCTGCCCAGAGCACTAATTGTAAGACAc ACGGCTCTTATCCCAGGCCGGATCCTGTCACTGGAGACGACGTTCCTTGAGCTGATCTCCGTTATCCCAGACAcggacaaagaaaacaagagcaaaAACCCTACAGCGCCAAATCCCGCCACCAATGCCACTAACTCAGGtgaggcagaagaagaagaagaagaagatgatgatgaagaggaggaagatgaagagaaatacAAGTACATGGACAGAGGCGGCCTTTCCTCAAACGAAAGCTCCGGTCAGGACTCTCGTGATGTGTCGGGGAACAGCACGGCGCCCGCGTCAGTGAGTTTGTCAGCTGAGGTGGAGGAAGCGGACGCAGAGTTTGATCGGGAGGGGCTCGATCAATATGAGGCTAGAGATGAAGGGGCAGAGGTTTCATTCATGTCTGAGGGGGGTCAAACTCAAGTCCAGGGAGATGTcacaggtgaggaggaggaggaggaggacatgaaggaaaaggaggaagcGTGCCACACCTCCGGCAATATCAATCTCCTCTCAGTCACTGTCGCCGCACTGGCTGtaagtgaggaagaggaggaggaggaggagcaggataTGTTTAGTGACTTTTTGAAACTGTCTGATCGGGAGCCTCTCCTGCCCACAGACTCAAAATGGACTTTGAGCCACACAGACTCAGAAACCGAGTCACATGATCAGACGACTGTGACATTAACGCAGCCCGGACTAGAAAAGGTTAAAGAGAGCGGATACGAGAACAGGACTGCACACGCTTCATCCAGCGAGaccgaagaggaggaggaagaggaacacTCAGGATATATGGGACGCACATGA
- the LOC122991653 gene encoding interferon alpha/beta receptor 1-like isoform X2, which produces MRHYLLLYEYERMKCFFLILYVVFLLDSVQGSLPAPVNVSVKSVNFNHILRWDPGPGTPPGTQFIVVKRLNGYKEEHPQNTTETSLKLDLDSDRSYYLTVQASYNQTLSPKSPKVPFSPFKDTKIDPPKVSLTGCGDCIQVNISLHKNIGEFSHQLKFTVSLKKPNEAEKNYTLKEKNFTLENLQRGQEYCVKVHLESIVNKNTKSSAWTCTFTSIEEQRRVDVILGIGGVLLFLAICALMSLMLCLHYTGFLCKLETLPRALITALIPGRILSLETTFLELISVIPDTDKENKSKNPTAPNPATNATNSGEAEEEEEEDDDEEEEDEEKYKYMDRGGLSSNESSGQDSRDVSGNSTAPASVSLSAEVEEADAEFDREGLDQYEARDEGAEVSFMSEGGQTQVQGDVTGEEEEEEDMKEKEEACHTSGNINLLSVTVAALAVSEEEEEEEEQDMFSDFLKLSDREPLLPTDSKWTLSHTDSETESHDQTTVTLTQPGLEKVKESGYENRTAHASSSETEEEEEEEHSGYMGRT; this is translated from the exons ATGAGACACTATCTGCTGCTATATGAGTACGAAAGGATGAAGTGTTTCTTTCTCATTCTTTATGTAGTGTTTCTTCTTGATTCAG TGCAAGGTTCCCTTCCTGCTCCAgttaatgtttctgtgaaatctgTCAACTTTAATCACATCCTGCGTTGGGACCCTGGGCCCGGCACCCCCCCAGGAACACAGTTCATAGTCGTCAAGAG GTTGAATGGTTACAAAGAGGAGCATCCACAGAACACAACGGAGACATCATTGAAGCTGGATCTAGATAGTGACCGTTCGTATTACCTGACCGTCCAGGCTTCCTACAACCAAACCCTGTCTCCAAAGTCCCCTAAAGTCCCCTTCAGTCCTTTCAAAGACA CCAAAATAGATCCTCCAAAAGTGTCACTGACTGGATGTGGTGACTGCATCCAGGTCAACATTTCTCTGCACAAGAACATTGGGGAATTCTCTCATCAGCTAAAGTTCACCGTCTCTTTGAAGAAACCTAATGAAGCAGAG AAAAACTACACCCTGAAAGAAAAGAATTTCACTCTTGAAAACTTACAGAGGGGCCAGGAGTACTGTGTAAAGGTGCATTTAGAGAGTATTGTGAACAAAAACACCAAGTCATCAGCTTGGACCTGCACCTTCACAAGCATcgaggaacagaggagag TCGATGTTATTTTAGGTATAGGTGGTGTTCTTCTGTTTTTGGCGATCTGTGCCCTGATGAGCCTCATGCTTTGCCTCCACTACACCGGATTCCTGTGTAAACTGGAGACTCTGCCCAGAGCACTAATT ACGGCTCTTATCCCAGGCCGGATCCTGTCACTGGAGACGACGTTCCTTGAGCTGATCTCCGTTATCCCAGACAcggacaaagaaaacaagagcaaaAACCCTACAGCGCCAAATCCCGCCACCAATGCCACTAACTCAGGtgaggcagaagaagaagaagaagaagatgatgatgaagaggaggaagatgaagagaaatacAAGTACATGGACAGAGGCGGCCTTTCCTCAAACGAAAGCTCCGGTCAGGACTCTCGTGATGTGTCGGGGAACAGCACGGCGCCCGCGTCAGTGAGTTTGTCAGCTGAGGTGGAGGAAGCGGACGCAGAGTTTGATCGGGAGGGGCTCGATCAATATGAGGCTAGAGATGAAGGGGCAGAGGTTTCATTCATGTCTGAGGGGGGTCAAACTCAAGTCCAGGGAGATGTcacaggtgaggaggaggaggaggaggacatgaaggaaaaggaggaagcGTGCCACACCTCCGGCAATATCAATCTCCTCTCAGTCACTGTCGCCGCACTGGCTGtaagtgaggaagaggaggaggaggaggagcaggataTGTTTAGTGACTTTTTGAAACTGTCTGATCGGGAGCCTCTCCTGCCCACAGACTCAAAATGGACTTTGAGCCACACAGACTCAGAAACCGAGTCACATGATCAGACGACTGTGACATTAACGCAGCCCGGACTAGAAAAGGTTAAAGAGAGCGGATACGAGAACAGGACTGCACACGCTTCATCCAGCGAGaccgaagaggaggaggaagaggaacacTCAGGATATATGGGACGCACATGA
- the LOC122991653 gene encoding interferon alpha/beta receptor 2-like isoform X3, which yields MHDVTASVSSSRESQAALNIFQSVHSKLPCSVSVSSDLAVFVMDLSFCLYFGLRSNTVCGTLGNGRLNGYKEEHPQNTTETSLKLDLDSDRSYYLTVQASYNQTLSPKSPKVPFSPFKDTKIDPPKVSLTGCGDCIQVNISLHKNIGEFSHQLKFTVSLKKPNEAEKNYTLKEKNFTLENLQRGQEYCVKVHLESIVNKNTKSSAWTCTFTSIEEQRRVDVILGIGGVLLFLAICALMSLMLCLHYTGFLCKLETLPRALIVRHTALIPGRILSLETTFLELISVIPDTDKENKSKNPTAPNPATNATNSGEAEEEEEEDDDEEEEDEEKYKYMDRGGLSSNESSGQDSRDVSGNSTAPASVSLSAEVEEADAEFDREGLDQYEARDEGAEVSFMSEGGQTQVQGDVTGEEEEEEDMKEKEEACHTSGNINLLSVTVAALAVSEEEEEEEEQDMFSDFLKLSDREPLLPTDSKWTLSHTDSETESHDQTTVTLTQPGLEKVKESGYENRTAHASSSETEEEEEEEHSGYMGRT from the exons ATGCATGATGTCACTGCGTCAGTGAGTTCATCGAGGGAGTCGCAAGCTGCATTAAATATATTCCAATCAGTGCATTCAAAGCTCCCTTGTAGCGTTTCAGTGTCATCAGATTTGGCTGTTTTCGTAATGGATTTAAGCTTTTGTCTGTATTTCGGTTTGAGGAGTAACACCGTGTGTGGAACCCTTGGGAATGGACG GTTGAATGGTTACAAAGAGGAGCATCCACAGAACACAACGGAGACATCATTGAAGCTGGATCTAGATAGTGACCGTTCGTATTACCTGACCGTCCAGGCTTCCTACAACCAAACCCTGTCTCCAAAGTCCCCTAAAGTCCCCTTCAGTCCTTTCAAAGACA CCAAAATAGATCCTCCAAAAGTGTCACTGACTGGATGTGGTGACTGCATCCAGGTCAACATTTCTCTGCACAAGAACATTGGGGAATTCTCTCATCAGCTAAAGTTCACCGTCTCTTTGAAGAAACCTAATGAAGCAGAG AAAAACTACACCCTGAAAGAAAAGAATTTCACTCTTGAAAACTTACAGAGGGGCCAGGAGTACTGTGTAAAGGTGCATTTAGAGAGTATTGTGAACAAAAACACCAAGTCATCAGCTTGGACCTGCACCTTCACAAGCATcgaggaacagaggagag TCGATGTTATTTTAGGTATAGGTGGTGTTCTTCTGTTTTTGGCGATCTGTGCCCTGATGAGCCTCATGCTTTGCCTCCACTACACCGGATTCCTGTGTAAACTGGAGACTCTGCCCAGAGCACTAATTGTAAGACAc ACGGCTCTTATCCCAGGCCGGATCCTGTCACTGGAGACGACGTTCCTTGAGCTGATCTCCGTTATCCCAGACAcggacaaagaaaacaagagcaaaAACCCTACAGCGCCAAATCCCGCCACCAATGCCACTAACTCAGGtgaggcagaagaagaagaagaagaagatgatgatgaagaggaggaagatgaagagaaatacAAGTACATGGACAGAGGCGGCCTTTCCTCAAACGAAAGCTCCGGTCAGGACTCTCGTGATGTGTCGGGGAACAGCACGGCGCCCGCGTCAGTGAGTTTGTCAGCTGAGGTGGAGGAAGCGGACGCAGAGTTTGATCGGGAGGGGCTCGATCAATATGAGGCTAGAGATGAAGGGGCAGAGGTTTCATTCATGTCTGAGGGGGGTCAAACTCAAGTCCAGGGAGATGTcacaggtgaggaggaggaggaggaggacatgaaggaaaaggaggaagcGTGCCACACCTCCGGCAATATCAATCTCCTCTCAGTCACTGTCGCCGCACTGGCTGtaagtgaggaagaggaggaggaggaggagcaggataTGTTTAGTGACTTTTTGAAACTGTCTGATCGGGAGCCTCTCCTGCCCACAGACTCAAAATGGACTTTGAGCCACACAGACTCAGAAACCGAGTCACATGATCAGACGACTGTGACATTAACGCAGCCCGGACTAGAAAAGGTTAAAGAGAGCGGATACGAGAACAGGACTGCACACGCTTCATCCAGCGAGaccgaagaggaggaggaagaggaacacTCAGGATATATGGGACGCACATGA